One region of Qipengyuania gaetbuli genomic DNA includes:
- a CDS encoding preprotein translocase subunit YajC: MRGILTAIALGALAVAGPVAAQDRRGDERESSREGDRTRIDPYIEVSQIVTWQFDPVDETVTYTQVAAGVDAQIRGRNSGAAIALRYERNFAWDGNARDTDTLTGIVRGYTAIVPRTLQIEAGALASRTRTDGSGGSLLVPVIGDDDTVTKTYSAYAGPTLSTRVDDVKIDANYRIGYTRVEGPDFVTLGGDAVELFDESVAHSAMVRAATSPDMPFPVGVGVGAGFYQEDIDTLDQRVRDAYVRGDVTVPVTPTLAIVAGAGVEDVEVSSRDALRDTDGNPIVGPNGRYLVDGNSPRQIAYEAEGLIWDVGVIWRPSSRTQLQATFGRRYDSDTYYGSFTWQPSSRSNFGIAVYDSIQGFGGRLNNALAALPTDFEVIRDPISGDITGCTSPTLGTNCLSGLLGSVRSSVFRGRGVTASYTREVGRMTAGFAAGYDNRKFIAAPGTILEVANDIVDESYYVTAGVSGPAWRGNFSVNTFANWFDSGIGEIGDTFAYGSAASYYQSIWQNLSARAALSVYAVDTEVSDADLRAASALLGLRYDF, from the coding sequence ATGCGGGGCATCCTGACAGCGATCGCGCTAGGCGCGCTGGCCGTCGCCGGCCCCGTGGCCGCGCAGGACCGCCGGGGAGACGAGCGCGAGTCGTCCCGCGAAGGGGATCGCACGCGCATCGACCCGTACATCGAAGTCTCTCAGATCGTGACCTGGCAGTTCGATCCGGTGGACGAGACCGTGACCTATACGCAGGTCGCCGCCGGGGTGGACGCACAGATCCGCGGCCGCAACAGCGGCGCTGCCATCGCCCTGCGCTACGAACGCAATTTCGCCTGGGACGGGAACGCGCGCGACACTGACACGCTGACCGGCATCGTGCGCGGCTACACGGCCATCGTTCCGCGTACCTTGCAGATCGAGGCGGGCGCGCTGGCGAGCCGCACACGAACGGATGGTTCAGGCGGATCGCTGCTCGTGCCGGTTATCGGTGACGACGATACCGTCACGAAGACCTATTCCGCCTATGCCGGCCCGACGCTTTCGACCCGCGTCGACGACGTAAAGATCGATGCGAATTACCGCATCGGCTATACGCGGGTGGAAGGCCCCGATTTCGTCACGCTTGGCGGTGACGCCGTGGAGCTGTTCGACGAGAGCGTCGCACATTCCGCCATGGTCCGCGCAGCGACTTCGCCCGATATGCCTTTCCCTGTCGGAGTGGGCGTCGGTGCGGGCTTCTACCAGGAAGATATCGACACGCTCGACCAGCGGGTGCGCGATGCCTACGTGCGCGGCGACGTGACTGTTCCGGTCACGCCGACGCTTGCTATCGTCGCCGGTGCCGGTGTGGAGGATGTCGAAGTCTCCTCCCGTGACGCCCTGCGCGATACGGACGGCAATCCTATCGTCGGTCCCAACGGGCGTTACCTTGTCGACGGCAACAGCCCGCGCCAGATCGCATACGAGGCGGAAGGCCTGATCTGGGACGTGGGGGTCATCTGGCGCCCGAGCAGCCGCACGCAGCTGCAGGCAACCTTCGGACGCCGCTACGACAGCGACACCTATTACGGCAGCTTTACCTGGCAGCCGTCCAGCCGCTCGAACTTCGGCATCGCGGTCTACGATTCGATCCAGGGCTTTGGCGGCAGGCTGAACAATGCCCTGGCCGCGCTGCCCACCGATTTCGAGGTGATCCGCGATCCGATCAGCGGCGACATCACCGGCTGCACCAGCCCGACGCTGGGCACCAATTGCTTGTCCGGCCTGCTCGGCTCGGTCCGCTCCTCGGTCTTCCGCGGCCGCGGCGTGACCGCCAGCTATACGCGCGAAGTCGGCCGTATGACCGCAGGGTTCGCCGCAGGCTACGACAACCGCAAGTTCATCGCTGCCCCGGGCACCATACTCGAGGTGGCCAACGATATCGTCGATGAAAGCTATTATGTGACCGCCGGCGTCAGCGGGCCGGCATGGCGTGGCAATTTCAGCGTGAACACCTTTGCCAACTGGTTCGACAGCGGCATCGGCGAGATCGGCGATACTTTCGCTTACGGTAGCGCCGCCTCCTATTACCAGAGCATCTGGCAGAACCTGTCGGCACGCGCCGCACTTTCGGTCTATGCTGTTGATACCGAGGTCAGCGACGCGGACCTGCGCGCGGCAAGCGCACTGCTCGGCCTGCGCTACGATTTCTGA